The following proteins come from a genomic window of Pseudomonas sp. MAG733B:
- a CDS encoding cupin domain-containing protein — MNVLRFCAAPLVALSLSISASAFAHEAGGPSEKVTVLQDQMLKNVPGKKALMIEVDYKPGQSSIAHKHDGTAMAYVLSGSITSQVKGEKEVTYKTGEYWYEAAGSEHLVSKNASATEPAKLLVFMVLSPDEKVLVPLKN, encoded by the coding sequence ATGAACGTTTTGCGCTTCTGTGCCGCTCCCCTTGTTGCCCTGTCCTTATCTATCTCCGCCTCGGCATTCGCCCATGAAGCCGGAGGCCCTTCGGAGAAAGTCACGGTCTTGCAGGACCAAATGCTGAAAAACGTACCGGGGAAAAAGGCGCTGATGATCGAGGTCGACTACAAGCCTGGCCAATCATCCATTGCCCATAAACACGACGGCACGGCCATGGCATACGTCCTCTCGGGATCCATTACTTCCCAGGTCAAAGGCGAAAAAGAAGTGACCTACAAGACGGGCGAATACTGGTACGAAGCGGCCGGTTCCGAACATCTGGTGTCGAAAAACGCCAGCGCCACCGAGCCGGCCAAATTGCTGGTGTTCATGGTGTTGTCTCCGGACGAGAAAGTGTTGGTCCCCTTGAAAAACTGA
- a CDS encoding ATPase, whose product MKLALVSTLSLAALMAGCSVPTAPSAVSSLDGIFTEPVGRSNATRISNGSNVSLGVVYSQNTQANRAYLQDYQANAGTGFGQSLLVQDIHDAYVATSKPDLAVDWVKASLQRQFGSVTVYPDMQSLKAAKPDVVAIIDSRSQLITSRSSDVESKVSADFYDSNFNYIATAQGYDAKALSPVWADFKRSEEIVADINEQQNVQVRALQKFDQSLSNLLTSPTSNVSMIDTATGQKLY is encoded by the coding sequence ATGAAACTTGCACTTGTCAGTACGTTATCGTTGGCTGCTCTCATGGCTGGCTGCTCGGTGCCCACGGCGCCTTCGGCGGTTTCCTCGCTGGACGGAATCTTCACCGAACCGGTAGGCCGCAGCAACGCGACCCGCATTTCCAACGGCAGCAATGTTTCCCTGGGCGTGGTGTACAGCCAAAACACCCAGGCCAACCGCGCCTACCTGCAGGATTACCAGGCCAATGCCGGCACCGGTTTCGGTCAGAGCCTGCTGGTGCAGGACATCCACGACGCCTACGTCGCCACCTCCAAACCCGACCTTGCAGTAGACTGGGTCAAGGCTTCGCTGCAACGGCAGTTCGGTTCGGTCACGGTGTATCCGGACATGCAAAGCCTGAAAGCCGCGAAACCGGATGTCGTCGCCATCATCGACAGCCGCAGCCAGTTGATCACCTCACGCAGTTCGGACGTTGAATCCAAAGTCAGCGCGGATTTTTATGACAGCAACTTCAACTACATCGCCACTGCCCAAGGTTATGACGCCAAAGCGCTCAGCCCGGTATGGGCAGACTTCAAACGTAGCGAAGAGATTGTTGCCGACATTAACGAACAACAAAATGTGCAAGTAAGGGCATTGCAGAAGTTTGACCAGTCGCTCAGTAATTTACTGACTAGTCCGACAAGTAATGTATCGATGATTGATACTGCAACGGGTCAGAAGTTGTATTGA
- a CDS encoding PLP-dependent aminotransferase family protein translates to MELHVVINGRKDLSGQLYNQLRSAIESGRLTAGTQLPPSRLLAEQLGISRKTISDTYAQLTYENYLTGVIGKGTYVNARASKIERKQSHSELAGFEVIESWRNLPVFLRHPTLEGSLRYDFIGGATSKGQFPQDDWRRCTSHALRQIAASKGFYSLPEGLPALRNAIARHIAFSRGVNCQDEDVVVCNGAQQALDLISRVLIRPGSIVAMEDPGYPPARLLFGTHGATVIGVPVDAEGIQVDKIPLGTRLIYVTPSHQFPLGMPMSQARRVALLARAHELGAIIIEDDYDSEFRYEGRPTDSLQSMDERGIVAYVGTFSKTLLPELRLGYAILPPAILEAVVRAKQLTDLHTSTLPQWALAKFIAEGCLLKHIRRCHTIYAGRRDRILARMSGDLAPWLEAVPTTAGFHMVVLCKVPIDVALVIELAKKVEVGLYAIDSFFYQQPPQAGFFLGFGAIETLDIDTALDRLRDILQQLA, encoded by the coding sequence ATGGAACTACATGTTGTCATTAACGGCCGCAAGGATCTGTCGGGCCAGTTGTACAACCAACTGCGCAGCGCCATCGAATCGGGTCGTCTGACAGCAGGGACGCAGCTTCCACCGAGCCGCTTGCTCGCCGAGCAACTGGGCATTTCGCGCAAGACCATTTCCGATACCTACGCGCAACTGACCTACGAAAATTACCTCACCGGGGTAATCGGCAAGGGCACTTACGTCAATGCCCGCGCTTCGAAAATCGAGCGCAAACAAAGCCATTCGGAGTTGGCCGGTTTCGAGGTGATCGAGTCCTGGCGCAACCTGCCGGTGTTTTTGCGCCACCCGACGCTGGAAGGCTCACTGCGTTATGACTTCATTGGCGGCGCCACCAGCAAAGGCCAGTTTCCCCAGGACGACTGGCGGCGCTGTACGTCCCACGCCTTGCGCCAGATCGCTGCATCCAAAGGCTTCTACAGCCTGCCCGAAGGCCTGCCGGCGCTGCGCAATGCCATCGCGCGGCATATCGCGTTTTCCCGTGGGGTCAATTGCCAGGATGAAGACGTGGTGGTGTGCAACGGCGCCCAGCAGGCGCTGGACCTGATCTCCCGCGTACTGATCCGCCCCGGCAGCATCGTCGCCATGGAAGACCCCGGTTATCCGCCGGCGCGCCTATTGTTTGGCACCCACGGCGCCACGGTGATTGGCGTACCGGTGGATGCCGAAGGTATCCAGGTGGACAAGATTCCCCTCGGCACACGGCTGATCTACGTCACGCCTTCACACCAGTTCCCGCTTGGCATGCCGATGAGCCAGGCACGACGGGTGGCGCTATTGGCCAGGGCCCATGAACTGGGCGCGATCATCATCGAGGACGACTACGACAGCGAATTCCGCTACGAAGGCCGCCCCACGGACTCGCTGCAAAGCATGGATGAGCGCGGCATCGTTGCCTACGTCGGCACTTTCTCGAAAACCCTGCTGCCGGAGTTGCGCCTGGGTTACGCGATCCTGCCGCCGGCGATCCTTGAAGCGGTGGTGCGCGCCAAGCAACTCACCGACCTACACACTTCCACCCTGCCCCAGTGGGCGCTGGCCAAATTCATCGCTGAAGGCTGCCTGCTCAAGCACATTCGCCGCTGCCATACGATCTATGCGGGCCGGCGTGACCGGATCCTCGCGCGCATGTCGGGTGATCTCGCACCTTGGCTTGAGGCGGTGCCGACCACGGCCGGTTTTCACATGGTGGTGCTGTGCAAGGTACCGATCGATGTTGCGCTGGTGATCGAACTGGCGAAAAAGGTGGAAGTCGGGCTCTACGCGATCGACAGCTTTTTCTATCAGCAACCGCCGCAAGCCGGGTTTTTCCTGGGGTTTGGCGCCATCGAAACCCTGGACATCGACACCGCACTTGACCGTTTGAGAGATATTTTGCAACAGCTTGCGTAA
- a CDS encoding carboxymuconolactone decarboxylase family protein, translated as MNPRLDYYSASPKAMKAMIAMEALTSSLSIEPALLHLIKIRASQLNGCAFCTDMHSVDARRLGETDRRLYSIVVWRDSNFFNPRERAALAWTEAVTLLSQNNVPDDVYEQARAQFNEAELVDLTIAVTTINSWNRLAVSFRQTPST; from the coding sequence ATGAACCCCCGACTGGATTACTACAGCGCTTCGCCCAAAGCGATGAAAGCGATGATCGCCATGGAGGCCCTGACCAGCAGTCTGAGCATCGAGCCGGCGTTGCTGCATCTGATCAAGATCCGCGCATCGCAGCTCAACGGCTGTGCGTTCTGCACCGACATGCACTCGGTGGACGCCCGGCGCCTCGGTGAGACCGACCGACGCCTGTATTCCATCGTGGTCTGGCGCGACAGCAACTTCTTCAACCCCCGCGAGCGCGCGGCCCTGGCCTGGACTGAAGCGGTGACGCTGCTGTCGCAAAATAATGTGCCGGACGATGTCTATGAGCAGGCCCGGGCGCAATTCAACGAAGCCGAACTGGTGGACCTGACCATTGCGGTCACCACCATCAACAGCTGGAATCGCCTTGCCGTGAGTTTTCGGCAAACGCCGAGCACCTGA
- a CDS encoding antibiotic biosynthesis monooxygenase family protein, whose amino-acid sequence MSYKVINTVKVQAVAGRSEELGKQLQKIVDTLRELPGCDSYMVDRCPEDSNRWTVSAHWQSESAMQSHFNSPQVQGFIDLIDCQLANAVDFNSFPIR is encoded by the coding sequence ATGTCCTACAAAGTGATCAATACCGTAAAGGTGCAGGCCGTCGCCGGCCGCTCGGAAGAACTGGGTAAGCAACTGCAAAAGATTGTCGACACCCTGCGCGAACTACCGGGCTGTGACTCCTATATGGTCGACCGCTGCCCTGAGGACAGTAATCGCTGGACCGTCAGCGCCCACTGGCAATCGGAATCGGCGATGCAGTCGCATTTCAACAGTCCCCAGGTGCAAGGCTTCATCGACCTGATCGACTGCCAACTGGCGAATGCCGTCGACTTCAACAGCTTTCCGATCCGTTAG
- a CDS encoding NAD-glutamate dehydrogenase — MAFFTAASKADFQHQLQAALAQHISEQALPQVALFAEQFFGIISLDELTQRRLSDLAGCTLSAWRLLERFDHAQPQVRVYNPDYERHGWQSTHTAVEVLHHDLPFLVDSVRTELNRRGYSIHTLQTTVLSVRRGSKGELLEILPKGTQADDVLQESLMYLEIDRCANTAELNVLTKELEQVLAEVRVAVGDFEPMKAKVQEILTNLDNSRFAVDADEKNEIKSFLEWLVGNHFTFLGYEEFVVSDEADGGHIAYDKDSFLGLTKLLRAGLTYDDLRIEDYAVNYLREPTLLSFAKAAHPSRVHRPAYPDYVSIREIDADGKVIKECRFMGLYTSSVYGESVRVIPYIRRKVAEIERRSGFQAKAHLGKELAQVLEVLPRDDLFQTPVDELFSTVMSIVQIQERNKIRVFLRKDPYGRFCYCLAYVPRDIYSTEVRQKIQQVLMDRLKASDCEFWTFFSESVLARVQLILRVDPKNRLDIDPQQLEKEVVQACRSWQDDYSALTVESFGEANGTNVLADFPKGFPAGYRERFAAHSAVVDMQHLLSLNEKNPLVMSFYQPLGQVSGQRELHCKLYHADTPLALSDVLPILENLGLRVLGEFPYRLRHTNGREFWIHDFAFTAAEGLDLDIQQLNDTLQDAFVHIVRGDAENDAFNRLVLTAGLPWRDVALLRAYARYLKQIRLGFDLGYIASTLNNHTDIARELTRLFKTRFYLARKLSSDDLEQRLEHAILTALDDVQVLNEDRILRRYLDLIKATLRTNFYQTDANGQNKSYFSFKFNPHLIPELPKPVPKFEIFVYSPRVEGVHLRFGNVARGGLRWSDREEDFRTEVLGLVKAQQVKNSVIVPVGAKGGFLPRRLPLGGSRDEIAAEGIACYRIFISGLLDITDNLKDGALVPPTNVVRHDDDDPYLVVAADKGTATFSDIANGIAIDYGFWLGDAFASGGSAGYDHKKMGITAKGAWVGVQRHFRERGINVQEDSITVVGVGDMAGDVFGNGLLMSDKLQLVAAFNHLHIFIDPNPNPATSFVERQRMFDLPRSAWSDYDTSIMSEGGGIFSRSAKSIAISPQMQERFDIKADKLTPTELLNALLKAPVDLLWNGGIGTYVKASSESHADVGDKANDALRVNGNELRCKVVGEGGNLGMTQLGRVEFGLNGGGSNTDFIDNAGGVDCSDHEVNIKILLNEVVQAGDMTDKQRNQLLASMTDEVGNLVLGNNYKQTQALSLAARRALARIAEYKRLMNDLEGRGKLDRAIEFLPAEDALNERIADGHGLTRAELSVLISYSKIDLKEQLLGSLVPDDDYLTRDMETAFPPTLVSKFSEAMRRHRLKREIVSTQIANDLVNHMGITFVQRLKESTGMSPANVAGAYVIVRDIFHLPHWFRQIEALDYQVSADVQLELMDELMRLGRRATRWFLRARRNEQNAARDVAHFGPHLKELGLKLDELLSGEIRETWQTRYQAYVEAGVPELLARMVAGTSHLYTLLPIIEASDVTGQDPAEVAKAYFAVGSALDITWYMQQISALPVENNWQALAREAFRDDVDWQQRAITISVLQQGDGTQDVETRLALWIAQHGSMIERWRAMLVEIRAASGTDYAMYAVANRELLDLALSGQAVVPAAVAVELEPAA, encoded by the coding sequence ATGGCGTTCTTCACCGCAGCCAGCAAAGCCGACTTCCAGCACCAACTGCAAGCGGCACTGGCGCAGCACATCAGTGAACAGGCACTGCCACAAGTGGCGCTGTTCGCTGAACAATTCTTCGGCATCATTTCCCTGGATGAACTGACCCAACGTCGGTTGTCCGACCTCGCTGGCTGTACCCTTTCTGCGTGGCGCCTGCTTGAGCGCTTCGATCACGCGCAACCGCAAGTGCGCGTCTACAACCCCGATTACGAACGCCACGGCTGGCAGTCGACCCACACCGCGGTCGAAGTGCTGCACCACGATCTGCCATTCCTGGTGGACTCGGTGCGCACCGAGCTGAACCGTCGCGGCTACAGCATCCACACCCTGCAAACCACTGTGCTGAGCGTTCGTCGCGGCAGCAAGGGCGAGTTGCTGGAAATCCTGCCCAAAGGCACCCAGGCCGACGACGTGCTGCAAGAGTCGTTGATGTACCTGGAAATCGACCGTTGCGCCAACACCGCTGAACTGAACGTACTGACCAAAGAGCTGGAGCAAGTGCTCGCCGAAGTACGCGTCGCGGTTGGCGATTTCGAACCGATGAAAGCCAAGGTCCAGGAAATCCTGACCAACCTGGACAACAGTCGTTTCGCCGTCGATGCCGACGAGAAGAACGAAATCAAGAGCTTCCTGGAATGGCTGGTGGGTAACCACTTCACCTTTCTCGGCTACGAAGAGTTCGTGGTCAGCGATGAAGCCGATGGTGGCCACATCGCCTACGACAAGGATTCCTTCCTTGGCCTGACCAAACTGCTGCGCGCCGGCCTGACCTACGATGACCTGCGCATCGAAGACTACGCCGTGAACTACCTGCGCGAACCGACCCTGCTGTCGTTCGCCAAGGCCGCGCACCCAAGCCGTGTACACCGTCCGGCTTACCCGGATTACGTGTCGATCCGTGAAATCGATGCCGACGGCAAGGTCATCAAGGAATGCCGTTTCATGGGCCTGTACACCTCGTCGGTGTATGGCGAGAGCGTGCGGGTCATCCCGTACATCCGCCGCAAGGTCGCGGAAATCGAGCGGCGCTCCGGCTTCCAGGCCAAGGCTCACCTGGGCAAGGAACTGGCACAGGTACTGGAAGTGCTGCCGCGCGACGATCTGTTCCAGACTCCGGTGGACGAGCTGTTCAGCACCGTGATGTCGATCGTGCAGATCCAGGAACGCAACAAGATCCGCGTGTTCCTGCGCAAAGACCCGTACGGCCGTTTCTGCTACTGCCTGGCCTACGTGCCGCGTGACATCTACTCCACCGAAGTGCGCCAGAAGATCCAGCAAGTGCTGATGGATCGCCTGAAAGCCTCGGACTGCGAGTTCTGGACCTTCTTCTCCGAGTCCGTGCTGGCCCGCGTGCAGTTGATCCTGCGTGTAGACCCGAAAAACCGCCTCGACATCGACCCGCAGCAGCTGGAAAAAGAAGTGGTGCAGGCTTGCCGCAGCTGGCAGGACGACTACTCGGCCCTGACCGTCGAAAGCTTCGGCGAAGCCAACGGCACCAACGTGCTGGCCGACTTCCCGAAAGGCTTCCCGGCCGGTTACCGCGAGCGTTTTGCAGCGCATTCGGCCGTGGTCGACATGCAGCACCTGCTGAGCCTCAACGAAAAAAATCCGCTGGTGATGAGCTTCTATCAGCCGCTGGGCCAGGTGTCCGGTCAGCGCGAGTTGCATTGCAAGCTGTACCACGCCGATACCCCGCTGGCACTGTCCGACGTGCTGCCGATCCTGGAAAACCTCGGCCTGCGCGTGCTGGGTGAGTTCCCGTATCGCCTGCGTCACACCAATGGCCGCGAGTTCTGGATTCACGACTTCGCGTTCACGGCTGCCGAAGGCCTGGACCTGGACATCCAGCAACTCAACGACACTTTGCAGGACGCGTTCGTCCATATCGTTCGTGGCGATGCCGAGAACGATGCGTTCAACCGCCTTGTACTGACTGCCGGCCTGCCGTGGCGTGACGTTGCGCTGCTGCGTGCCTACGCCCGTTACCTGAAGCAGATCCGTCTGGGCTTCGACCTGGGTTACATCGCCAGCACCCTGAACAACCACACCGACATCGCTCGCGAGCTGACCCGGTTGTTCAAGACCCGTTTCTACCTGGCGCGCAAGCTGAGCAGCGACGACCTTGAGCAGCGTCTGGAACACGCGATCCTGACCGCTCTGGACGACGTTCAGGTGCTCAACGAAGACCGCATCCTGCGTCGCTACCTTGATCTGATCAAAGCGACCTTGCGGACCAACTTCTACCAGACCGACGCCAACGGCCAGAACAAGTCGTACTTCAGCTTCAAGTTCAATCCGCACTTGATCCCTGAGCTGCCGAAGCCTGTGCCGAAGTTCGAAATCTTCGTGTACTCGCCACGCGTTGAAGGCGTGCATCTGCGCTTCGGTAACGTTGCTCGTGGCGGCCTGCGCTGGTCCGACCGTGAAGAAGACTTCCGTACCGAAGTCCTGGGCCTGGTAAAAGCCCAGCAAGTGAAGAACTCGGTCATCGTGCCGGTGGGCGCGAAGGGCGGCTTCCTGCCGCGTCGCCTGCCACTGGGTGGTAGCCGTGACGAGATCGCGGCCGAGGGCATCGCCTGCTACCGCATCTTCATTTCGGGCCTGTTGGACATCACCGACAACCTGAAGGACGGCGCCCTGGTGCCACCGACCAACGTCGTGCGTCATGACGACGATGACCCATACCTGGTGGTGGCGGCGGACAAGGGCACTGCAACCTTCTCCGACATCGCCAACGGCATCGCCATCGACTACGGCTTCTGGCTGGGTGACGCGTTTGCATCCGGTGGTTCGGCCGGTTACGACCACAAGAAAATGGGCATCACCGCCAAGGGCGCGTGGGTCGGCGTACAACGCCACTTCCGCGAGCGCGGCATCAATGTCCAGGAAGACAGCATCACCGTAGTGGGCGTCGGCGACATGGCCGGTGACGTGTTTGGTAACGGCTTGCTGATGTCCGACAAACTGCAACTGGTTGCTGCGTTCAACCACCTGCACATCTTCATCGACCCGAATCCGAACCCGGCGACCAGTTTCGTCGAGCGTCAGCGCATGTTCGACCTGCCACGTTCGGCGTGGTCGGATTACGACACCAGCATCATGTCCGAAGGCGGCGGTATCTTCTCGCGCAGCGCGAAGAGCATCGCGATTTCCCCGCAGATGCAGGAACGCTTCGACATCAAGGCCGACAAACTGACCCCGACCGAACTGCTCAACGCCTTGCTCAAGGCGCCGGTGGATCTGTTGTGGAACGGCGGTATCGGTACTTACGTCAAGGCCAGCAGCGAAAGCCACGCCGATGTCGGCGACAAGGCCAACGATGCACTGCGCGTGAACGGCAACGAACTGCGCTGCAAAGTCGTGGGCGAGGGCGGTAACCTCGGCATGACCCAACTGGGTCGTGTGGAATTCGGCCTCAATGGCGGCGGTTCCAACACCGACTTCATCGACAATGCCGGTGGTGTGGACTGCTCCGACCACGAAGTGAACATCAAGATCCTGCTGAACGAAGTGGTTCAGGCCGGTGACATGACCGACAAGCAACGCAACCAGTTGCTGGCGAGCATGACCGACGAAGTCGGCAACCTGGTGCTGGGCAACAACTACAAGCAGACTCAGGCCCTGTCCCTGGCAGCCCGTCGCGCCTTGGCGCGGATTGCCGAATACAAGCGCCTGATGAACGATCTGGAAGGTCGCGGCAAGCTGGATCGCGCCATCGAGTTCCTGCCTGCCGAAGACGCACTCAACGAGCGCATCGCCGACGGCCATGGCCTGACCCGTGCCGAGTTGTCGGTGCTGATCTCCTACAGCAAGATCGACCTTAAGGAGCAGCTGCTGGGCTCCCTGGTGCCGGATGACGACTACCTGACCCGCGACATGGAAACCGCTTTCCCGCCGACCCTGGTGAGCAAGTTCTCCGAAGCCATGCGCCGTCACCGTCTGAAGCGCGAAATCGTCAGCACCCAGATCGCCAACGACCTGGTCAACCACATGGGCATCACCTTCGTTCAACGACTCAAAGAGTCGACCGGCATGAGCCCGGCGAATGTTGCGGGTGCATATGTAATTGTTCGGGATATCTTCCACCTCCCGCACTGGTTCCGTCAGATTGAAGCCCTGGACTATCAGGTTTCCGCCGACGTGCAACTGGAGCTGATGGACGAGCTGATGCGTCTGGGCCGTCGCGCCACGCGCTGGTTCCTGCGTGCCCGTCGCAACGAGCAGAACGCTGCCCGTGACGTCGCGCACTTCGGCCCGCATCTGAAAGAGTTGGGTCTCAAACTCGACGAGTTGCTCAGTGGCGAGATCCGCGAAACCTGGCAGACCCGTTATCAGGCGTATGTCGAAGCCGGTGTGCCGGAGTTGCTGGCGCGCATGGTGGCTGGTACTTCGCACCTGTACACCCTGTTGCCGATCATCGAGGCTTCCGACGTGACTGGCCAGGATCCGGCCGAGGTAGCCAAGGCTTACTTCGCCGTGGGCAGCGCGCTGGACATCACCTGGTACATGCAACAGATCAGCGCTCTGCCGGTTGAAAACAACTGGCAGGCCCTGGCCCGTGAAGCGTTCCGTGATGATGTGGACTGGCAGCAACGTGCGATCACCATCTCGGTCCTGCAACAGGGCGACGGCACTCAGGACGTGGAAACACGCTTGGCGCTGTGGATCGCGCAGCACGGCAGCATGATCGAACGCTGGCGTGCCATGCTGGTGGAAATCCGTGCCGCCAGCGGCACTGACTACGCCATGTATGCAGTGGCCAACCGTGAGCTGCTGGACCTGGCGTTGAGCGGGCAAGCGGTAGTGCCTGCCGCTGTCGCCGTCGAGCTGGAACCGGCGGCCTGA